The following proteins come from a genomic window of Alosa sapidissima isolate fAloSap1 chromosome 22, fAloSap1.pri, whole genome shotgun sequence:
- the zcrb1 gene encoding zinc finger CCHC-type and RNA-binding motif-containing protein 1 — MSGGLAPSKSTVYVSNLPFSLTNSDLHKLFLKYGKVVKVTIVKDKVTRMSKGVAFVLFLDKESAHNCVRAVNNKQLFGRTVTASIAIDNGRATEFIRRRNYTDKSKCYECGDCGHLSYACPKNMLGEREPPKKKEKKKKKKTQAEEQQFEEEESEEEGEDPALDSLSQAIAFQQAKIEEEEQRRRQVVEDASQASTSEDSRKPRIKKSAYFSDEEELSD; from the exons ATGAGTGGTGGCTTAGCGCCCAGTAAAAGCACAGTCTACGTTTCTAATCTTCCATTTTCTCTGACAAATAGTGACCTTCACAAG CTATTTTTAAAGTATGGCAAAGTTGTGAA aGTTACAATTGTCAAAGACAAAGTCACACGAATGAGCAAAGGAGTGGCGTTTGTCCTGTTTCTCGACAAAGAGTCTGCTCATAACTGTGTACGGGCAGTGAACAACAAACAG TTGTTTGGAAGGACGGTGACAGCTAGTATAGCCATAGATAATGGCCGAGCAACCGAATTTATCCGCAGGCGAAACTATACTGATAAATCCAAATGTTACGAGTGTGGG GATTGTGGACACTTAAGTTACGCCTGTCCAAAGAACATGCTTGGAGAAAGGGAACCACCcaaaaagaaggagaagaagaagaagaagaaaacacaGGCAGAGGAACAACAGTT tgaggaggaggagagcgaggaagagggagaagacCCAGCTCTGGACAGTTTGAGCCAGGCTATcgcttttcag CAAGCCAAGATTGAGGAGGAAGAGCAGCGGCGGAGACAGGTGGTGGAGGACGCCAGTCAGGCCTCGACATCAGAAGATTCGCGCAAACCCAGGATCAAAAAGAGCGCCTACTTTAGCGATGAGGAGGAACTCAGTGACTGA